One region of Polypterus senegalus isolate Bchr_013 chromosome 11, ASM1683550v1, whole genome shotgun sequence genomic DNA includes:
- the LOC120539131 gene encoding tapasin-like produces the protein MSELSTIYKLSLLACLAALLAPLCFARCPALECWYVEEKSSRAGSFPSAMSQEKSFLYITTGFNLAYNTQNPPVGINPNRVYRIVDSTGTLCSSDLQPVAGAVEKPECEINPFIPHPAMVDWTLSLTSPDTSPAYLTADWLSSSIQGLKNKLAVSSILRLPVGTTEATAVMNVYTHTPVLQTKLKQDVLLDCGFTLPQEEENSEFSLEWRYQYRGEGRLLLAYDAKLDKLHEKYITKDDVEVDITNLHGSRNASLLIKNVSIRHGGTYICTIYRPYLLAQVAMELEIIEPPRLSLVPSPFWAAPGHEAVLTCEASGYYPLDVEIKWMAKPANGEPAEFLTGAQLSGHRQSIEGTFSQTSSIRIIPETQDHLTQYSCLITHLGSSSKKSVVLQVAGASGPSIEDAVGMFIVAFISYGLLKLIYWVFSTKASPEGDKKDK, from the exons ATGTCGGAATTATCCACCATCTACAAACTTTCTCTGCTCGCTTGCTTGGCAGCTCTTCTGG CCCCGCTTTGCTTTGCAAGATGCCCAGCTCTTGAGTGCTGGTATGTGGAGGAAAAATCAAGTCGAGCTGGAAGCTTCCCGTCTGCGATGAGCCAGGAGAAATCTTTTCTGTATATAACCACAGGATTTAACCTGGCTTATAATACCCAGAACCCTCCAGTGGGCATCAATCCAAATCGGGTCTACCGTATTGTAG ATTCAACTGGTACCCTTTGTAGTTCAGATTTGCAACCTGTGGCTGGTGCAGTTGAAAAGCCAGAGTGTGAAATTAACCCATTCATACCTCATCCTGCCATGGTGGACTGGACACTGTCTCTAACAAGTCCAGACACAAGTCCTGCTTACCTTACAGCTGATTGGTTATCCTCCTCCATCCAGGGTTTGAAAAACAAGTTGGCTGTATCCAGTATTTTACGTTTACCTGTAGGGACAACAGAAGCCACAG CTGTTATGAATGTCTACACTCACACTCCAGTTCTTCAGACAAAGCTGAAACAAGATGTATTACTAGATTGTGGTTTCACTCTTCCACAAGAGGAAGAGAATTCTGAATTTTCCCTTGAATGGCGCTACCAATACAGAGGAGAGGGGAGACTCCTTTTGGCTTATGATGCCAAATTAGACAAACTGCATGAAAAATATATCACAAAAGATGATGTTGAAGTTGACATTACCAACCTGCATGGGTCAAGGAATGCCTCACTGCTTATCAAAAATGTGTCCATTCGCCATGGAGGTACCTATATTTGCACCATCTACCGACCATACCTGCTGGCTCAGGTTGCCATGGAACTGGAAATTATAG AACCACCACGTTTGTCTTTAGTACCTTCACCATTTTGGGCAGCCCCTGGCCATGAGGCTGTACTTACCTGTGAGGCTTCAGGCTACTACCCTCTAGATGTAGAAATAAAGTGGATGGCTAAACCTGCAAATGGGGAACCTGCAGAGTTTTTGACTGGAGCTCAACTTTCTGGACACCGTCAGAGTATAGAAGGCACCTTCTCTCAAACCAGTTCCATTCGCATCATACCAGAAACACAAGATCATCTGACCCAGTACTCCTGTCTGATAACTCACCTAGGTTCCAGCAGCAAGAAATCCGTTGTACTTCAGGTTGCAG GAGCATCAGGACCATCCATTGAAGATGCAGTTGGAATGTTTATTGTGGCTTTTATTTCATACGGCCTACTCAAACTGATTTATTGGGTGTTTTCTACAAAAG cttCTCCCGAAGGTGACAAG AAGGATAAGTGA